AGGCTCCCATCAACATGGTACCTTCAAGGCTAAGGTTCAGAATTCCGCTCCGTTCAACGAGTAATTCCGCCAATCCGGCTAATAAAATAGGCGTGAGTAGAGTTATGCTGGAATAGATTAGACCTAAAGCTACCTCGGTCGTTATCATAGCTTCAGCCTCCCCATAATCTTTTTAGATAACTTGTCTTCGACAAAGTAGCTCATCAATACGAATATAATTATGAGGGCTTGGATTATACCCGCCATACCCACAGGTACTTGAGCCATCCTATGCATAGTCATGCTTCCATTTATTATTCCACCCAAGAAGAAGGAGGTTAGGGCTATTAGCAACGGGTTCAAATAACCAAGTAAGGCAACAGCTATTCCTGTATAACCGTAGGGCGAAGTTGACGGAGAAAGGTCGAGCCTCATCTTATGCTGTATTCCTAAAACTTCAAACCCTCCTGCTAAACCTGCCAAGAAGCCGCTTATTAACATGGCTTGAATTATTAGACGCGTAGTGTTTATATTCGCATATTGCGCAGTTCTAGGACTTGAACCAAGGATATCCAGCTTGAGTCCGAACACGGCCCTCTTCAAGAATAGATAAGCAAGCGGAACCGCAACTAGGAAGGCTAACAAAACCCCTAAATGGAGTCGGGTGCCCTGTATAACTATCGGTATCCATAGTGCGGGATTTATAGTCTCTGTTTCAGGAAACATCGAGATCGGATCTCTGAACGGACCATGGAGTAGGTAGCTTACTAGATAGATAGCCACGTAGTTAAGCATCAGCGTGGTGATTACCTCATTTATACCGTACAACGTCTTCAAGATGGCCGGCGTGAGTGCCCAAAACGCTCCACCCAAACCGGCAATCAGGATAATGACTGGGAGTGCTAACGGTGCTGGAACGTCCTTAAACATTATGCTTAAAATCGCTGTCATCATACCACCAATGTAAAACTGTCCTTCCGCACCTATGTTCCATACCCTTGCCGTAAAGACTACTGCAAGCCCTAAGCTTATCAGTAGCAAGGGTGTCGCCCTGATAAATGTCTCTGGAATTGCTGAAGGCGAAAAAGCACCTTGAAAGAGCCAATAGAAAGCCTCCAATGGGTCTTTACCTATAGAAGAAATTATGATAGCGCCTGCAAGGAAGGCAAAGCCAACAGTTGATAGGGCTAGTGCCATTCTAATTAGCAGAAACCGTTGCTCTACCGTTATGGTCGGTCCCCTCCGCAGCCAGCATGTACGCACCTATCAGCATAGGATCCGCCTCTTCTCTCTCTAGGATCTTCGTAAACTTTCCGTCGTTGATTATGGCTATTCTATCGCTGAGCTCTAATATTTCATCAAGATCTGATGAGATGAGTAGTATTCCGACATCTTTCGAGGCAAGTTCTGATAACGTTCTTCTAACATAGAAAGCGGACTTTGCATCCAATCCTGCTGTAGGCTGCTCAGCTATCAGGATTTTTGATGGAGTGATTATTTCACGACCTACTATTATTTTCTGAATATTTCCACCTGAAAGATATTTCACTGGAGTTTTGAGACTTGGTGTTTTCACGTTCATGAACGATACGACCTTTTTCGCGAATTCGTTTATTATAGCAAAGTTTAGGACGTTGCCATGTTTCTTAAATTCTTTCTCATCGAAACATCTAAGGACGCTATTTATTGCTACGCTAAGTGTTGGAGCTACACCAAGTTCTAACCTTTCGGCGGGTATGTAGTTCATCCTACCTGG
Above is a genomic segment from Aigarchaeota archaeon containing:
- a CDS encoding ABC transporter permease is translated as MALALSTVGFAFLAGAIIISSIGKDPLEAFYWLFQGAFSPSAIPETFIRATPLLLISLGLAVVFTARVWNIGAEGQFYIGGMMTAILSIMFKDVPAPLALPVIILIAGLGGAFWALTPAILKTLYGINEVITTLMLNYVAIYLVSYLLHGPFRDPISMFPETETINPALWIPIVIQGTRLHLGVLLAFLVAVPLAYLFLKRAVFGLKLDILGSSPRTAQYANINTTRLIIQAMLISGFLAGLAGGFEVLGIQHKMRLDLSPSTSPYGYTGIAVALLGYLNPLLIALTSFFLGGIINGSMTMHRMAQVPVGMAGIIQALIIIFVLMSYFVEDKLSKKIMGRLKL